In one Mycoplasmopsis canis PG 14 genomic region, the following are encoded:
- the lon gene encoding endopeptidase La, translating to MSEEKKLILHTIIMNKKDIAFPGAIVEKEFLNKDDYLTFSNYKKGDTFAILFQEEKNGLDPRGLIASFIELSKKTDAKKSKQIHTIVFKVKSFYDAEELGLVVFDKEKGGIFNKLYEQSQINELAEKYNSIDSFAFGTAGHRDELVAFENIETDDSLNELNRYSDIFRSLSKPIENDSKTSSTFESIVFQNIPTKNEIITISWIDSLINKYSEFSISKNYSLRLQEFIFTVISYLKDDYADKKEFIDFFGKKQIIEVVKNVSELLGLTAEINQTIQETMNKKLSTQQKEFILREKVKVLQEELTNINVPIVEDDYSRDLKDKVKNQIYPESVKKLISEENKRSSEMMPASPEASISKTFVSNLKKLPWRKVQKEFLDIKFARDVLDKYHYGLDKVKERIIEYIAVIINQKNNEKQKSKKLSLDNNHEVDLSLFREDNDKKTEFNNVPIICLVGPPGTGKTSLSKAIAEALQRKFVKISLGGVHDESEIRGHRRTYVGAMPGKIIKSILKAEVSNPLILLDEIDKMASTNKGDPASAMLEVLDPEQNTKFQDHYLEHEYDLSKAIFIATANYYENIPHALIDRVEVIELSSYTLSEKVNIAKTHLMPKVAEQVGLNKDFFKIDDKTLEYIIKHYTSEAGVRGLKRILDKIARKITVKLLDSKKELKSFTVKIEDLEDLIGVVIFKQEQELEDEKPGTVNGLAYTSTGGSTLQIEVNIFPGKEEIKITGSLKDVMKESAQISLSYVRSNAEKFGIKDFDFDKNTIHIHVPEGAVPKDGPSAGVTFTTALISALKKVSVPSYYGMTGEITLRGKVLDIGGLKEKSFAASQKNIQKVFIPHGNVKNLKDIPDEIKRTLTYIPVKNYEEIYDVIFNNKKPIKEIKE from the coding sequence ATGAGTGAAGAAAAGAAATTAATTTTACACACAATAATAATGAATAAAAAAGACATAGCATTCCCTGGTGCTATTGTTGAAAAAGAATTTTTAAACAAAGATGATTATTTAACATTCTCTAACTATAAAAAAGGTGATACTTTTGCGATTTTATTTCAGGAAGAAAAAAATGGTTTAGATCCAAGGGGTTTAATAGCTTCTTTCATTGAATTATCTAAAAAAACAGATGCAAAAAAATCTAAACAAATACATACTATTGTTTTTAAAGTTAAATCTTTCTATGACGCCGAAGAATTAGGTTTAGTAGTTTTTGATAAAGAAAAAGGAGGAATTTTCAATAAGTTATATGAACAATCACAAATTAATGAATTAGCAGAAAAATATAATAGCATCGATTCTTTTGCTTTTGGTACCGCAGGACATAGAGATGAATTAGTAGCATTTGAAAATATTGAAACAGATGATAGTTTAAACGAATTAAATAGATATTCAGACATCTTTAGAAGCTTGAGTAAACCAATTGAAAACGATTCAAAAACTAGTTCAACTTTTGAAAGTATTGTTTTTCAAAATATACCTACTAAAAACGAGATTATTACAATATCATGAATTGATTCTTTAATTAATAAATATAGTGAATTTAGTATTTCAAAAAATTATTCATTAAGATTGCAAGAATTTATTTTTACAGTTATTTCATATTTAAAAGATGATTACGCAGATAAAAAAGAGTTTATAGACTTTTTTGGTAAAAAACAAATAATTGAAGTTGTCAAGAATGTTTCAGAACTACTTGGATTAACTGCTGAAATTAATCAGACAATCCAAGAAACAATGAATAAGAAGTTATCAACTCAACAAAAAGAATTTATTCTTCGTGAAAAAGTAAAAGTATTACAAGAGGAATTGACTAACATTAATGTTCCTATTGTTGAAGATGATTATTCAAGAGACCTTAAGGATAAGGTTAAAAATCAAATTTATCCAGAATCAGTTAAAAAGTTAATTTCAGAAGAAAATAAACGTTCAAGTGAAATGATGCCAGCTTCGCCTGAAGCATCAATTTCAAAAACCTTTGTTTCTAATCTTAAAAAACTTCCTTGAAGAAAGGTTCAAAAAGAGTTTTTAGATATCAAGTTTGCTCGTGATGTTCTTGATAAATATCATTATGGTCTTGATAAAGTTAAAGAAAGAATTATTGAATATATTGCGGTAATAATAAACCAAAAAAATAATGAAAAGCAAAAATCAAAAAAACTTTCTTTAGATAATAATCATGAAGTAGATTTAAGTTTATTCAGGGAAGACAATGATAAGAAAACAGAATTTAATAATGTTCCTATAATTTGTTTAGTAGGTCCTCCTGGAACAGGAAAAACTTCATTATCTAAAGCTATTGCAGAAGCATTGCAAAGAAAATTTGTAAAGATTTCTTTAGGTGGTGTTCATGATGAAAGTGAAATTAGAGGACATCGTAGAACATATGTTGGTGCAATGCCTGGAAAAATTATCAAAAGCATTTTAAAGGCCGAAGTTTCAAACCCGTTAATTTTACTTGATGAAATAGATAAAATGGCTTCAACAAATAAAGGTGATCCAGCTAGTGCTATGTTGGAAGTTTTAGATCCGGAGCAAAACACAAAATTCCAAGATCATTACTTAGAACATGAGTATGATTTATCTAAAGCTATTTTTATAGCAACTGCTAATTATTATGAAAATATTCCTCACGCCCTTATAGATCGTGTTGAAGTTATAGAACTTTCATCATATACATTGAGTGAAAAAGTTAATATTGCAAAAACTCACTTAATGCCTAAAGTTGCTGAGCAAGTAGGTCTTAATAAAGATTTTTTCAAAATTGATGATAAAACTTTAGAGTATATAATTAAACACTATACTTCTGAGGCTGGTGTCCGTGGATTAAAAAGGATATTAGATAAAATAGCTAGAAAAATCACTGTTAAATTATTAGATTCTAAAAAAGAATTAAAATCATTTACAGTTAAAATTGAGGATTTAGAAGATTTAATTGGTGTAGTTATATTTAAGCAAGAACAAGAATTAGAGGACGAAAAACCCGGAACAGTAAACGGACTTGCTTATACTTCTACCGGTGGTTCAACATTACAAATAGAAGTAAATATTTTCCCTGGTAAAGAGGAAATAAAAATTACAGGTTCATTGAAAGATGTTATGAAGGAGTCTGCACAAATTTCTCTTTCATATGTTAGATCAAATGCAGAAAAATTCGGTATTAAAGACTTTGATTTTGATAAAAACACAATACATATTCACGTTCCTGAAGGTGCTGTTCCTAAAGATGGACCAAGTGCTGGTGTAACATTCACTACAGCTCTTATTTCTGCTCTCAAAAAAGTTTCAGTTCCTTCTTATTATGGAATGACTGGTGAAATAACCTTACGTGGTAAAGTTCTTGATATCGGAGGTTTAAAAGAAAAATCTTTTGCTGCGAGCCAAAAAAACATTCAAAAAGTATTTATTCCACATGGTAATGTAAAGAATTTAAAAGATATACCTGATGAAATAAAAAGAACTCTTACATACATTCCTGTTAAAAATTATGAAGAAATTTATGATGTAATATTTAACAATAAAAAACCTATCAAGGAGATTAAAGAATAA
- the upp gene encoding uracil phosphoribosyltransferase: MLKIIEHPLIKIKLTKMRDVNSDHNEFRRNLNEIGSLMVYEIMRNYKPKKYIVQTPLNQSFEGFSYDKEIVLVPILRAGLGMTDGLLNLIPESRVGHIGMYRDEETLTPKEYFYKIPNVDKDSLVIVVDPMLATGNSAVDAIKRLKKDGFTNIKLVCLVGVNEGVENVEKNFGKEFEIYLASLDSKLNENGYIEPGLGDAGDRIFGTK, translated from the coding sequence ATGCTAAAAATAATTGAACACCCACTTATAAAAATTAAATTAACTAAAATGAGGGATGTAAATTCAGATCACAATGAGTTTCGTAGAAACCTAAATGAAATTGGTTCATTAATGGTTTATGAAATAATGAGAAATTACAAACCTAAAAAATATATTGTGCAAACACCATTAAATCAATCATTTGAGGGATTTTCATACGACAAAGAAATAGTTCTTGTGCCAATATTGAGAGCTGGATTGGGAATGACTGACGGTTTATTAAATCTTATACCAGAGTCAAGAGTCGGTCACATTGGGATGTATAGAGATGAAGAAACTTTAACACCAAAAGAATATTTTTACAAAATACCAAATGTTGATAAAGATAGTTTGGTAATTGTTGTAGACCCAATGTTAGCAACAGGTAATTCTGCTGTTGATGCCATAAAAAGATTAAAAAAAGACGGTTTTACCAATATAAAATTGGTTTGTTTGGTAGGTGTTAATGAAGGTGTTGAAAATGTAGAAAAGAATTTTGGAAAAGAGTTCGAAATTTATTTAGCATCTCTTGATAGTAAATTAAATGAAAATGGATACATAGAACCCGGTCTTGGTGATGCTGGTGATAGAATATTTGGAACAAAATAA
- the nadE gene encoding NAD(+) synthase — protein MSKISNYDQKEVFYDEIVARSYINKIQKFLVSRMKKANANGFIVGISGGIDSSLVYALAKSVAPKNTLGIVMPINGMTDSDLKHIEELENNFEDKFRTIDLSETFNSIKKNLQVQNKLAISNIKPRLRMTTLYALAQENNYLVLGTDNADEVFIGYFTKFGDGGADLLPISKLTKGEVKFIANLLNVPKSIINKKPSAGLWEGQTDEDELGFTYNDLDFYLNNIDNPSKLKKYLNSEVIEKIEFKHKITQHKRDKIYTVKNIK, from the coding sequence ATGAGCAAAATTAGTAATTACGATCAAAAAGAAGTTTTTTATGATGAAATAGTAGCCAGATCTTACATCAATAAAATACAAAAATTTTTAGTGTCAAGGATGAAAAAAGCTAATGCTAATGGCTTTATTGTAGGCATAAGCGGAGGTATTGATTCAAGTTTAGTCTATGCACTAGCAAAATCAGTTGCGCCAAAAAATACTTTAGGTATTGTTATGCCGATTAATGGTATGACTGATTCTGATTTAAAGCATATAGAAGAATTAGAAAATAATTTTGAAGATAAATTTAGAACTATAGATCTTTCTGAAACTTTTAATTCAATAAAAAAGAACTTACAAGTTCAAAATAAGTTAGCTATTTCTAACATTAAGCCAAGACTAAGAATGACAACATTGTATGCTCTAGCACAAGAAAATAATTATCTTGTTTTAGGAACAGATAACGCAGATGAGGTTTTTATTGGATATTTCACAAAGTTTGGTGATGGAGGCGCAGATTTATTACCTATTTCAAAATTAACAAAAGGAGAAGTTAAGTTCATAGCAAACTTACTTAATGTTCCAAAATCTATTATTAACAAAAAACCTTCTGCAGGATTATGAGAAGGTCAAACCGATGAAGATGAATTAGGTTTTACATATAATGATCTAGATTTTTATTTAAATAACATAGATAATCCTTCTAAACTAAAAAAATACTTAAATTCAGAAGTTATTGAGAAAATTGAATTTAAACACAAAATAACCCAACATAAAAGGGATAAAATTTATACTGTAAAAAACATTAAATAA
- a CDS encoding YebC/PmpR family DNA-binding transcriptional regulator gives MAGHSHAANIAHRKGAQDAARGKIFQKLSKEIYVAASLGPDPDMNPALKLAIAKAKSKNMPKDNIERAIAKAKGSKNSEAYTELIFNATVSGGATFIVITLSDNVNRVKSNIQSYFNKQNATLGKTGQIPFAFDKKGIIEISKDLTSEDELTMVALENGVEDIENEGESFVLLCSPENFSDLKNAIERDLNIENFIQCEVTYLPNMYVEYDEEKEKKLLDFVDKLKEDDDVQEVYHNIEIKYNL, from the coding sequence ATGGCAGGACATTCACACGCAGCCAATATAGCACACCGTAAGGGTGCACAAGATGCAGCTAGAGGAAAAATTTTCCAAAAGCTTTCAAAAGAAATTTATGTAGCAGCTTCATTAGGACCAGATCCAGATATGAACCCAGCTTTAAAATTAGCTATTGCTAAAGCTAAGTCAAAGAACATGCCAAAAGATAATATCGAAAGAGCTATCGCAAAGGCAAAAGGCTCAAAAAATTCAGAAGCCTATACAGAGTTAATTTTTAACGCAACAGTAAGTGGTGGCGCTACTTTTATAGTTATAACTCTTAGCGATAATGTTAATAGAGTTAAATCAAACATACAATCATATTTCAATAAGCAAAATGCTACTCTTGGAAAAACAGGCCAAATTCCTTTTGCATTTGATAAAAAAGGGATTATTGAGATTTCAAAAGATTTAACATCTGAAGATGAATTAACAATGGTTGCATTAGAAAATGGTGTTGAAGATATAGAAAATGAAGGTGAATCATTTGTTTTATTATGTTCACCCGAGAATTTTAGTGATTTAAAAAATGCTATTGAAAGAGACTTAAATATAGAGAATTTTATTCAATGTGAAGTAACATATTTACCAAACATGTATGTTGAATATGATGAAGAGAAAGAAAAGAAATTACTTGATTTCGTTGATAAATTAAAAGAAGATGATGATGTTCAAGAAGTTTATCACAATATTGAAATTAAATACAATTTATAG
- a CDS encoding ZIP family metal transporter encodes MVWIETLYNSLFEGTNNETLSKLLLILIFLAAMLCVPVLIALFLPFLNKYLKKNFSIYVYAFSTGFFIVLAAFGFLRESLENANLYVSAAFLGQYTKTTLYGYNILFVVGGLIIGIIFSFFVKFVISYKFNKKLLASKSLSVFIHEHREEDGHSHHHTHKHEDFIFNSEDMIEIADSTLFKKAEAKLKIIALLLLLTHRIPEGLLLGYNLSLFVPNEIGVVNYSITTAYFLSLILHLIPEEIVFYIRLKDAGYTPIKALLLSFLGLILFLPFMVIGMFVGSSIGFSGKALVYSAVAGIFLFTSLVEFFPEFYHVNFSKNKWILTIVVLFIGVILAAFVLSFHEHKHV; translated from the coding sequence ATGGTTTGAATAGAAACATTATATAACTCATTATTTGAAGGAACAAATAATGAAACTTTATCAAAATTATTATTAATATTGATTTTTTTAGCAGCAATGCTTTGTGTTCCGGTATTAATTGCTTTGTTTTTACCGTTTTTAAATAAATATTTAAAGAAAAATTTCAGTATATATGTGTATGCTTTTTCGACTGGATTTTTCATTGTTTTAGCAGCATTTGGATTTTTGAGGGAAAGCTTAGAAAATGCTAATTTATATGTTAGCGCCGCTTTCTTAGGGCAGTATACAAAGACGACTTTATATGGTTATAACATATTATTTGTTGTTGGTGGTTTAATCATAGGTATAATTTTTTCATTTTTTGTTAAGTTTGTTATTTCTTATAAATTTAATAAAAAACTTTTAGCATCCAAGTCACTTAGCGTATTTATCCATGAACATAGAGAAGAAGATGGGCATTCACATCATCACACACATAAACACGAAGACTTTATATTCAATTCTGAAGATATGATTGAAATTGCTGATTCTACTTTATTTAAAAAAGCAGAAGCAAAACTAAAAATAATTGCTCTATTACTATTACTAACACATAGAATACCTGAAGGGTTGCTTCTAGGTTATAACTTAAGTTTATTTGTGCCTAACGAAATTGGTGTTGTTAACTACTCAATAACAACAGCTTATTTTCTGTCATTGATACTACACCTCATACCTGAAGAAATTGTTTTCTACATAAGGTTGAAAGATGCGGGTTATACGCCTATAAAAGCATTATTATTATCATTTTTAGGATTAATTCTATTCTTACCATTTATGGTTATAGGTATGTTTGTAGGATCTTCAATAGGTTTTTCAGGAAAGGCTCTTGTTTACTCTGCTGTTGCAGGAATTTTCTTATTTACATCACTTGTTGAATTTTTCCCAGAATTCTATCACGTAAACTTTAGTAAAAATAAATGAATATTAACAATTGTAGTATTGTTTATCGGGGTTATACTTGCTGCATTTGTTTTATCATTCCATGAACACAAACATGTTTAA
- a CDS encoding GGDEF domain-containing protein: protein MTKNRKKWLVSISIAFGIIFIIIFIGLFIGLENDKKVSAILALGILIILLLAVLLSYYAIIEFARSRDLIKKSFNGFIEEIMTNNNIGVCIYDTKQEIVWSSSFIKSTFGKDFVGVKINNALAKINNKHQKIKDIIQTRFEFKYKENNYEVQFWPLSNLIIIRDITSESLFKIQTKEQMPVIGEIEIDNYQLYQSIFSEEQLFTISKTVIDAINEYADKYNLVYRQYTNGKFLIFTNEHTIDKLISENFNLFLQIKNRIKDTSINKISISGGFAYGWTSLKKKMEQAKKALLQAQSRGGDQITIYSNIQPPIYLGSNSEILNDNNRTKIKNIASNFEKKLNDPDIKKVFIYGHKLADLDAFGSAYAVWEIAKAFDKEAYIIADTFDNTVKQLIYDNFTDKSSIIYNSNFALRNTDEKSLVVFVDIADPERTDNVNAINQVNRDNIFVFDHHRLAKSIEFAPKTNCYVETGSSSAAEIITEVISFFEHKMAISQLVAQLLLNGIYLDTSQFSKSVTPRTYDAASWLESKGANSLKSGELLKIDEQTEEKIKDMIKNIVEIKKGYFLAYSDVEATNDEISIAANEILKIKGRVASFVVAKLSSSKNTFKLSARGIETNVQIICEAVGGGGHFSTAAATSNEDLETFVDNIKHAIATKGRQIKNESNIN, encoded by the coding sequence GTGACTAAAAATAGAAAAAAATGGTTAGTTAGTATTTCGATAGCTTTTGGAATAATTTTTATAATAATTTTTATAGGATTGTTCATTGGTTTAGAAAATGACAAAAAAGTTTCTGCTATTTTAGCTTTAGGAATTTTAATTATTTTACTTCTTGCTGTATTACTAAGTTACTATGCAATAATTGAGTTTGCGAGGTCAAGAGATTTAATTAAAAAGTCCTTTAATGGTTTCATAGAAGAAATTATGACCAACAATAATATCGGTGTGTGTATTTATGATACAAAACAAGAAATTGTTTGATCAAGTAGTTTTATAAAAAGTACTTTCGGAAAAGATTTTGTTGGTGTTAAAATAAATAACGCTCTCGCAAAAATTAATAACAAGCATCAAAAAATTAAAGACATTATACAAACACGATTTGAATTCAAATATAAAGAAAATAATTATGAAGTACAATTCTGACCACTTAGTAATTTGATAATTATTAGAGATATAACTTCAGAGTCTTTATTTAAAATACAAACAAAAGAACAAATGCCTGTTATTGGCGAGATAGAAATTGATAACTATCAATTGTACCAATCAATTTTTTCTGAAGAACAATTATTCACTATTAGTAAAACTGTTATTGATGCAATTAATGAGTATGCAGATAAATATAATTTGGTTTATAGACAATATACAAACGGAAAATTTTTGATTTTCACAAATGAACACACGATTGATAAATTAATTTCTGAAAACTTTAATTTATTTTTACAAATCAAAAATAGAATTAAGGATACTTCAATTAATAAAATATCAATAAGCGGTGGTTTTGCTTATGGGTGAACTTCTTTAAAGAAAAAAATGGAACAAGCCAAAAAAGCATTATTGCAAGCTCAATCAAGAGGTGGAGATCAAATTACAATTTATTCAAACATTCAACCTCCAATATATTTAGGATCTAATTCAGAAATTTTAAATGATAATAATAGAACAAAGATAAAAAACATTGCATCTAATTTTGAGAAAAAACTAAATGATCCAGATATTAAAAAAGTTTTTATATATGGGCATAAATTAGCTGACTTAGATGCGTTTGGTTCTGCTTATGCAGTTTGAGAAATAGCGAAAGCTTTTGATAAAGAAGCATATATAATAGCAGATACTTTTGATAACACTGTTAAGCAATTAATTTATGATAACTTCACGGATAAGAGTTCAATTATTTATAATTCAAACTTTGCATTAAGAAATACAGATGAAAAAAGCTTAGTTGTATTTGTTGACATTGCAGATCCTGAAAGAACTGATAACGTTAATGCAATAAACCAAGTTAATCGTGACAATATATTTGTTTTTGATCACCATAGACTAGCCAAATCAATTGAATTTGCACCTAAAACAAATTGTTATGTAGAAACAGGGTCTTCAAGTGCTGCGGAAATAATAACTGAGGTAATTTCATTTTTTGAACATAAAATGGCAATTTCTCAATTGGTCGCTCAATTGTTATTAAATGGTATTTATTTAGATACAAGTCAATTTTCAAAATCAGTTACTCCTCGTACGTATGATGCAGCATCATGACTAGAGTCAAAAGGCGCTAATTCATTAAAAAGTGGAGAACTTTTAAAAATAGATGAGCAAACTGAAGAAAAAATTAAGGATATGATAAAGAACATCGTTGAAATTAAAAAAGGATATTTTCTTGCATATTCTGATGTCGAGGCAACGAACGATGAAATATCAATTGCTGCAAATGAAATTTTAAAAATAAAAGGGCGTGTTGCTTCATTTGTGGTAGCTAAGTTATCTTCTTCTAAAAACACTTTTAAATTAAGTGCTAGAGGTATTGAAACAAATGTTCAAATTATTTGTGAAGCAGTTGGTGGTGGTGGTCACTTTAGTACTGCGGCCGCAACCAGCAACGAAGACTTAGAAACATTTGTTGACAATATTAAACACGCTATAGCAACAAAAGGGAGACAAATTAAAAATGAAAGTAATATTAATTAA
- the rplI gene encoding 50S ribosomal protein L9, whose amino-acid sequence MKVILIKDSKDGKANTIIEVSAGYGTNFLIKKGLAVAYNPQTKAQLDKRLDELSANEHENRSNALKIKEKLEEITLNFTLTSNVDKNGNLNVHGSVSTKDVDKKLKDLGYNLSKHSLQKIHLVSHGSHEVSVFLYKDIEAKLKIFLTITNDKK is encoded by the coding sequence ATGAAAGTAATATTAATTAAAGATTCAAAAGACGGAAAAGCAAATACAATAATAGAAGTTTCAGCTGGTTATGGAACAAACTTTTTAATAAAAAAAGGTTTAGCTGTTGCTTATAATCCACAAACAAAAGCACAATTAGATAAAAGACTTGATGAGTTATCAGCTAACGAACATGAAAATAGATCAAATGCATTAAAGATAAAAGAAAAACTTGAAGAAATTACTTTAAACTTTACATTAACATCAAATGTTGATAAAAACGGAAATCTCAATGTTCATGGATCGGTTTCTACAAAAGATGTAGATAAAAAGTTAAAAGATTTAGGATACAACTTATCAAAGCATTCTTTACAAAAAATTCACCTTGTTTCACATGGGTCACATGAAGTTTCAGTTTTTCTTTATAAAGACATAGAAGCAAAGTTAAAAATATTTTTAACAATAACAAATGATAAAAAATAA
- a CDS encoding DnaB-like helicase C-terminal domain-containing protein, giving the protein MIKNKFKKFKKYNNFETLNQQNPDTLFKDDLIEKTVLSLMMLDEEKQQMASQHLSPEHFIFQENKQLFEFIIEKRNKKINAVGIFHDFFEIKNFIETDKNNAKYPLVNVKLINEINSLFINEENFLSYIEQLNELNKMRNLESFYQSSLNSISNNKELNFENSIQDFNTFLEENFSKSLNNTSFVSFKKATDEFEELIEKGRNNEISEGLKTGYNVLDNLIKGFKPGQLIILAARPGVGKTALALNIAKNITQEETLDSYGQPIRSNSCAFISLEMPYIELTLRLYSSLSSVSLSKLQKPLLMDSSEITSLRTTIARNKEMTNLYLDDNTSSKISDIIWKVKQLNKELPGGLNLLIIDYLQLITSNDFAGNRQNEVAQISRALKILALDLKIPIIALSQLSRNVESRENKRPQLSDLRESGAIEQDADIVIFLSRNILENKKQSENQSGIYDNHSITEVTIAKNRNGQPGYGEMLYEGRIVTFFEETKN; this is encoded by the coding sequence ATGATAAAAAATAAGTTTAAGAAATTTAAAAAATACAATAATTTTGAAACTTTAAATCAACAAAACCCAGATACTCTTTTTAAAGATGATCTAATAGAGAAAACTGTTTTGAGCTTAATGATGCTAGACGAAGAAAAGCAACAAATGGCTAGTCAACATTTAAGTCCCGAACACTTTATATTCCAAGAAAACAAGCAATTATTCGAATTTATAATTGAAAAAAGAAATAAAAAAATTAACGCTGTAGGAATTTTTCATGACTTCTTCGAAATTAAAAACTTTATTGAAACCGATAAAAACAACGCTAAATATCCACTTGTCAATGTTAAATTAATTAACGAGATTAATTCATTATTTATAAATGAAGAAAATTTTTTAAGTTATATTGAACAATTAAACGAATTGAATAAAATGAGAAATCTTGAATCTTTTTATCAATCATCACTAAATTCAATATCAAACAATAAAGAATTAAATTTCGAAAATTCTATTCAAGATTTTAATACATTTTTAGAAGAAAACTTTTCAAAATCGTTAAATAACACTTCATTTGTTAGTTTTAAAAAAGCTACCGATGAATTCGAAGAATTGATTGAAAAAGGAAGAAACAACGAAATTTCTGAAGGTTTAAAAACCGGATATAACGTATTAGATAATTTAATCAAAGGATTTAAACCCGGACAGTTAATCATACTTGCGGCTAGACCAGGGGTCGGTAAAACCGCATTAGCATTAAATATAGCTAAAAATATTACACAAGAAGAGACTCTAGATAGCTATGGTCAACCAATAAGATCAAATAGTTGTGCATTTATTTCATTAGAAATGCCATACATCGAATTGACTCTTCGCCTATACTCTTCACTAAGTTCTGTATCGCTAAGCAAATTGCAAAAACCATTATTAATGGATTCTTCAGAAATAACCAGCTTAAGAACTACTATAGCCAGAAACAAAGAAATGACAAATTTATACTTAGATGATAATACATCAAGCAAAATTTCAGACATAATTTGAAAAGTTAAACAATTAAATAAAGAACTTCCTGGTGGCTTAAACTTATTAATCATTGATTACTTGCAATTGATAACAAGTAATGACTTTGCTGGTAATAGACAAAATGAAGTGGCTCAAATTTCTAGGGCATTAAAAATTCTTGCTCTTGATTTAAAAATTCCTATCATTGCCCTCTCTCAACTTTCAAGAAACGTCGAAAGTAGAGAGAATAAAAGACCACAGCTTAGCGACTTAAGAGAATCAGGGGCCATCGAACAAGATGCCGACATAGTAATATTTTTAAGCAGAAATATTTTAGAAAACAAAAAACAAAGCGAAAATCAAAGCGGAATCTACGATAACCACAGTATAACAGAGGTTACGATTGCTAAAAATCGTAATGGACAACCGGGTTATGGAGAAATGTTGTACGAAGGTAGAATAGTAACATTTTTCGAAGAAACAAAAAATTAG